Genomic window (Pieris rapae chromosome 12, ilPieRapa1.1, whole genome shotgun sequence):
AAACTGCCATTCAACAATGACAATGGATTGTAACGATAAAAGATCGCAAAATAAGATTTacgttacaataatataaagttcaGCACGTTTTGCTAGACATTGAAAAGTGAAATGCCGTTCAAACATGGACATaacatgtatttaattttaattttatccgGAAATCGAACATTGGCGCTAAaagtgcaaatttgattgaatatAACTATGTAGCATCACAGAGGAAAgcgaaataaaatacaatattaacattaaaaaaatatttttatacgttaCATACGTAtaccaaattataaattttaaattaaaacacggGCGAAATTATAGTTTCCCTCTAAGCTAATACTCTACTATGCTAAGTACTCGCCGAAACTGAAGCCTTTTTTTAGGCTTAAGTGAGATCGTcctataaaaagttataagaCCGATTTAATAGTTGTTTCGCTCTAGAAagcaatttatattgaataattaatttaaattctaacaAAAAAGGCTTTTATCACCCCACCGTGGGAACGCTTTAGGAGAGGTAGGTGGTGGTCTAGAGTAATACACAGTGTTACTCTAGTATTTTTCTCATCCCTTAGTTGGTTCAAGACCCgacatcttatttatttaattataagtaatcttcaTACTTATAGCTGATATAAGACAACACAGAAAGCCAAatcagatatataatatacatatacatagataaacatgtatatatatacatgatcagaaaacatacattacatacattaaaaaataacactaaagaaaactgaaatataacatttgaaacaacaaataatacttagaatttataaccactacttaaacaaaattagagGCTTCCCACTTCTtcaagtacttcttgacatctTTCCTTTTGaggtttaaaatatcaatatcctgatattataatttataattatctttctGTGTACGCAATTAAGACTTACTCCTGCAGAAAAAAAAGTATCGACCTTATTAACCCTAATAATAATGATCTAATCATTTTGAGTTAAACGTATGAATTCGATTCCGTTCATGTGTAAAAAGCGAtagttgatatttttaaattttattgagcCGCAGTATTCGtctaataaaaagtttatccCTTCCATAAAGCCATATTGTAAAAATCACGCAAGGTGTtaccataaaaaataaggtttaaattttattacgtcTTACGCAAAATCTGGTGATAAAGAACgaatataaatcatttttatttgccGTATTTAGGTCAATTTTAAATGGattcacaatatatatacaatatcttGATTGCGCCCTCGAAGacgttttcttttaatataaactaatctTGACTCTTGACATAATTTACGAGGCATAGTTCTATAAATAGGTCCAAGGTTTTTTCGTGAtcgttaaataattactatgacAATTCCTATAATATCtgaactataataaataatacgcaCGATATATATACGTCATATGCggatcatttatataaatcaatagttGGTTGCTACAGccgtaaatttgtttatagaaaAGCGAAACTTAAACCAcagaatatttagaaaaaatatcgcTTCAAAATGCTGGCTAGTGACAcagattattgttttttttaattccagaTAATCGGAGAGAGTATGCTGACTAGACTGCTGACGATAGCACTGGTGGCAGCGAGCTGGCGCACCAGCGACGCTTGTTCGTGCTCACTTGAACATCCACAGACACACTTTTGTAACAGTGACTTTGGTATGctgtatatacttaataagttTTTCTTACGCCAGTtaacactaataaaaaaaaaatagaaaacataCAATACCTCGAGTAATTAGTTTCTAATAGATTCTTAATTTCCATCTCCTACGTAAATAAATTCAGATGTAATAACAGATACTACTGTATATatcgtaataattataacaattatattaattttaataagtgcGTATTATTTCAGTAATTGTTGGACGAGTTCAAAGACTGTTTAGAGGCAAAGATTTCTACGACGCTTATAAAGTGAAAATCCGAAGCGTTTTTAAGGTAtgtatatctatttaaaatctttattctttttctcgACCCCGATTAGATGTGAACGACATCTAATCTCTAAATTCATAGTATCAAAATCACTCAAAGCaaactaatttactaaattaaggaaatttattactttttcttaTACACTTCCATCCGAGATTTGTATCCAAGACAACATGGCtgtttagtatataataacaaaattttgttttcaggCAACTCCAAAGGCAACTTTAGCCTTAAAATCAGGCCGAATTTTGACGCCTTCACAGGATTCATTATGTGGTGTTAGCCTACAGCCTCGAGAGACCTATGTCATTACGGGTAAACCacaattgatattattttatttatgagaaAGAGTGTGGTCTGGGGTCAATTTATATACTCATAATTAAGATCTCACAGTAAttcgaaataataaatttagaagaGTATTTCACAGAATTCTTTAAATTCGgcgaatataatgtttaaagcactttatttttaattacaaaatcttattttaaatacatgagaaacttaatattgtaatacgATCGAAGAAGCAGATACGTCACCAGTCGTCCTCATTTTAGTCTACTAGGTGTCATCTTTTACATAGTTTAAAGCAGCTTAAATTCatgagataaataaattattaacctaCGTAAttccaatattaatattgtaataataacttGTAAGACGCAGTAGTAATTGTACGATTGTAACTTCTTTCTCAAACCGCCAATAGAAACTTAAACATGGtgtattctaaatttgaaattgacaatttacatACAGGccacaattgtttttttatactcTTTGAATTTGTATTCAGGCGTTGGTACGATGATGTTGTTTAATGCAGGTCGCGTGATGCACCTGCAAGCACACGTCCAGCTGTGTAGCTACATCAGCAAATGGCGGGAGGTGACGCCTCGACAGAGGAAAGGCTTCCGTGTTTTGTATAGACAGGGATGCACGTGCAAGGTAATTTCTAAtgattgttattatttgttgcaaaaagaaatttaggaatttataaaaaaactaaattagtttTAGACATTCGTGTCAATATTTCCTAAATCTGTAATGAAAAGTACAGGTGAGTATTTTAGATGAAGATTGCAATTAGGCTTTTTTATGGTATTATATTTGAACACTGTTTATTTAGGTAAaacgtaacaaaaaaaataacgatcatctaatttaaacatttttttttaaacaaggctacttttcaaaaataaaaactgctTAGTCCACATTATGTactgaattataataaataatacaatgcaTGTATATAGGAGAGGAAAATAATGcataatctttataaatatttgcctTCATCCAGATTTGGAGCAAAACGTCTTTGTGCAGACatttataagtacataaacaagcattaaaataTCCAAGTCTTGCATATTTCGAGGAACAAGACGGATAATCTCTCCTAATACCTCTTATTACGTTCGTAATCTGAGCAAAATAATAACCCTAATTGAGActaaggcttttttatttcgttttggCTTGTACTTGTATAAGCAATGTTGGCATGGtcccctgaggtcgtaggttcgatctccagCTGTGCAcgaatggactttctatatgcgcatttaacattcgctcaaaagGAGAAAGAGAACATCGTGACAAAAGCCTACGACCGGTGTCAGGCACCTATATTAACAAcggatcatgaaacaaatgctgaaatatatttaaaccaaaCAAATACGTTGATAGACCCAGATCTCAAACGCTTCcagttaaatatatcaatattttaatacaaaaaaatctaaacgtTAACTCCTAAAAACCCACAAGGCGCAAGTTAtgagattaaataaaatagtccataatttatgtatgtatgttaatcCCTTGTGTCATTCTGTATAATAATCTACCTAAGTCAATTTTGTAATCGGTATCATTTAATTCCAGGTGCACATAAACCGACGCAGTACAAAGTCTCCAAACACATGTGTGGCAGGCTACGACGAGTGCTACGAACGACATGGCATCTGCTTACATGATAGGGACAGGCGGTGCAGGTGGACTaggtaagattttattaaataactagcagactcggccaagcgtagttgtggctaaggtttatgttatattatatagtagtaaactattcaaggtaggagaacttatgtgattaggtagatagcttatgtgacacgttggtacttttaacacagcgctatccgttagaattgtatcaaataataaacaaatatttgcaataatattgcaggtataaattgagaaatAATCTAtcctatattttaagttagatcaaactgcacacggtgtgcaaattttattgatatcggttcggtagtttaggagtccatcgcgtaCAAATAACGTGACACGTGAATTTCATATATTCAGACTTAtcctatttaatatgtaaaggATCAATTTACATGATCTCAATTAATAACTATTGATCTATCGGGCAATAGCCTTTGATGTTGTGTAAAGATCATGAAAAGCGATCTGTTTCAAACAGCAGtatgatacaaataaatgaCGGCACcgaagtaaaatatttgtatgaaatataatttttattaaacataattaacgAAGAggatgtatgtattttaggaTACTGTTACCTGAACGTATTATGCCCTGAttaaaaagttacaaataGAAAACCAATACGATAGTGTTAAACAACTAAAATTCCAATATAAATAGaagttattaacaaaataagaataattacgCAGCATAAATAATGTCGCGACTGTAAACTTGCTTCACTAAAATGtgattatagtttataattatttagaggcATTTAgtcagttttaaaattatgtatatcaatatgcaaaattaataatctcATACCAGTAAGATTAAAGAAATCGTCTCACACTCAGCAAAATATACACCTAATaacttttatcattataaagtTCCCTTCCCACTTCTGTCTGAACGCGATAATCACTAATGGACGTATTCATGAGAAGTATAATTCATTAAGGTAATAGTTTCCTAAACGAATTAGGTTGGTTACAAATTATGAACTTCGGAGGCTCCAAACATTCATTTAAAGTCTAGACTTCTAAGTATATTACGTAAAGAATCATCTGGGTTTAATATGCGAAAGAATCGACGATAAAGCTCGCCCTATACTTTGGA
Coding sequences:
- the LOC110998501 gene encoding tissue inhibitor of metalloproteinase; its protein translation is MLTRLLTIALVAASWRTSDACSCSLEHPQTHFCNSDFVIVGRVQRLFRGKDFYDAYKVKIRSVFKATPKATLALKSGRILTPSQDSLCGVSLQPRETYVITGRVMHLQAHVQLCSYISKWREVTPRQRKGFRVLYRQGCTCKVHINRRSTKSPNTCVAGYDECYERHGICLHDRDRRCRWTRAPALTRCLQKQYYNNNSTMT